In Malus sylvestris chromosome 16, drMalSylv7.2, whole genome shotgun sequence, the following are encoded in one genomic region:
- the LOC126608314 gene encoding protein CYCLOPS-like, producing the protein MEGRGHSDFYRNTSEEFVLRSYMESSVATPLPTMEMLGFKNLSQNFRTDSEELFKSWLTTGETNCYNSSSIAHRTRSWMISTEIASLSSGQQHVGILQKKRSNDCLYPPINTMLDEISGDNNQSSIRHGVERGMQASELYLAKAWFHRSQPMTRSRSSELRRRYVAMQNAQMPGDLEVMQTASGNSNLAKQDFAFSNGFNDPSICVVTNQLATFISPSNSSSSTFNTPQMSELDKVSSVVSMLKGTLELKKLSNQIEKEGVDDDSSNGRFSVQEGIVNIGFDQGKRDQIHEMAAGTFQEVSTIQVNDHRIKQNVEGSLDLEMEGFVNITNPNPISRNSQEPSQSESSAAAPVVSSGFDACDGPSNSSQTLSICESSIKRAGSSRAKDFRERIIRNLKDDQKSGKRLDRYGSVTSAVSVDKEDATKKRRVDRSRKMAEAKERNSTPVIPSDIQSVLKRCENLEKEVRSLKLNLSFMNRKDSEQTKQIEELQKQNEDLMDEKEQLVEEIERVLSETGKI; encoded by the exons ATGGAAGGAAGAGGGCATTCCGACTTCTATAGAAATACAAGCGAGGAGTTCGTCCTGAGATCTTATATGGAAAGCTCAGTTGCAACGCCTCTACCGACCATGGAGATGCTTGGTTTTAAGAATTTGTCTCAAAACTTTCGTACAGATAGCGAGGAACTCTTCAAAAGCTGGCTTACAACTGGAGAG ACCAATTGCTACAATTCATCAAGCATTGCACATCGTACCCGATCATGGAT GATATCTACCGAAATAGCTAGCTTATCGTCGGGTCAGCAACATGTCGGTattcttcaaaagaaaagaagcaaTGATTGTTTATATCCACCAATTAATACCATGCTTGATGAAATCTCAGGTGACAACAATCAAAGTTCAATCAG GCATGGTGTTGAACGAGGAATGCAGGCTAGCGAGCTATACTTGGCTAAG GCCTGGTTTCACCGTTCTCAACCAATGACAAGAAGCCGATCCTCTGAATTGCG AAGGAGGTATGTCGCCATGCAAAACGCTCAAATGCCAGGAGATCTGGAAGTGATGCAGACTGCTTCAGGGAATAGCAATCTAGCAAAACAGGATTTTGCGTTTTCAAATGGTTTCAATGACCCttctatttgtgtggtcacCAACCAATTGGCGACCTTCATTTCTCCATCCAATTCATCATCGTCCACTTTCAACACCCCACAAATGAGTGAATTGGATAAAGTTTCATCTGTGGTGAGCATGCTAAAGGGTACCTTGGAGCTCAAAAAGCTTAGCAATCAGATTGAGAAAGAAGGTGTGGATGACGATAGCTCCAATGGACGTTTCTCTGTTCAAGAAGGTATCGTCAACATCGGTTTTGATCAAGGGAAAAGGGATCAAATTCATGAAATGGCAGCAGGAACATTTCAGGAAGTATCTACTATCCAAGTTAACGATCATAGAATTAAACAAAATGTTGAAGGTTCACTGGATCTTGAGATGGAAGGTTTTGTAAATATCACAAACCCGAATCCCATAAGCAGGAATTCTCAAGAACCTTCCCAAAGTGAATCATCTGCTGCTGCACCCGTAGTTTCATCTGGTTTTGATGCATGTGACGGTCCCAGCAATTCAAGTCAAACGCTGAGCATTTGTGAAAGTTCAATCAAACGAGCTGGAAGCTCTAGAGCCAAAG ATTTCAGAGAACGGataattagaaatttgaaagatGATCAAAAG AGTGGGAAACGTTTAGACCGCTATGGATCAGTGACATCAGCTGTTTCAG TGGACAAGGAGGATGCAACAAAAAAACGCAGGGTGGATAGGTCACGGAA AATGGCGGAGGCAAAGGAAAGGAACTCAACTCCAGTAATTCCATCTGACATACAATCTGTCTTGAAGCGGTGTGAAAATCTTGAAAAGGAAGTGCGATCACTCAAACTTAACTTGTCCTTCATGAATAG GAAGGATTCTGAGCAGACTAAGCAGATAGAGGAGCTCCAGAAGCAAAATGAAGATCTAATGGATGAAAAAGAACAGCTCGTAGAGGAGATAGAGAGAGTCCTTTCAGAAACTGGAAAGATTTGA
- the LOC126608321 gene encoding protein BUD31 homolog 1-like gives MREAENDTHDGKRKCETLWPIFKIAHQKSRYIFDLYHRRKEISKELYDFCLDQGYADRNLIAKWKKPGYERLCCLRCMQPRDHNFATTCVCRVPKHLREEKVIECVHCGCRGCASGD, from the exons ATGAGAGaag CTGAGAATGATACTCATGATGGTAAGAGAAAATGTGAGACCTTATGGCCTATTTTCAAAATTGCACATCAAAAGAGCCGCTATATTTTTGACCTTTACCATCGAAGAAAGGAAATTTCCAAGGAATTATATGACTTCTGCCTGGACCAAGGCTATGCTGACCGCAATCTAATTGCAAAATGGAAAAAG CCTGGATACGAACGCCTCTGTTGTTTAAGATGCATGCAACCTCGGGATCATAACTTTGCCACCACATGTGTTTGCCGAGTGCCCAAGCATCTGAGGGAGGAGAAGGTTATAGAGTGTGTGCATTGTGGCTGTAGGGGCTGTGCCAGTGGAGATTGA